In a genomic window of Tachysurus vachellii isolate PV-2020 chromosome 13, HZAU_Pvac_v1, whole genome shotgun sequence:
- the tomm5 gene encoding mitochondrial import receptor subunit TOM5 homolog codes for MFKLEGLGPKLDPEEMKRKMREDVISSVRNFLIYVALLRVTPYVLKKLDSI; via the exons atgtttaaactcGAAGGACTGGGACCCAAATTAGACCCGGaggagatgaagaggaagatgagggAGGATGTAATCTCATCCGTGAGGAATTTCCTCATTTATGTCGCTCTTCTGAGAGTCA cTCCGTATGTCTTGAAAAAGTTGGACAGCATATGA
- the grhpra gene encoding glyoxylate reductase/hydroxypyruvate reductase: MSAGQLMKVFVTRRLPQDGMKLLQKASMCDVLVWDSDEPVPREELLKKVEGSHGLLCLLSDRIDAEVLDAAGPNLKVISTLSVGFDHLAIDEIKKRGIRVGYTPDVLTDATAELTVALLLATARRLPEGIQEVKSGGWSSWKPLWLCGYGLSGSTVGVIGLGRIGLAIARRLKPFGVKRLLYSGRQPKPQAEEVDGEHVPLDTLLCESDFVVVSCSLTPETQELCNKSFFSKMKNTAVFINTSRGAVVNQEDLLEALTSGQIAAAGLDVTTPEPLPTDHPLLRLNNCVVLPHIGSATFSTRGIMSQLSANNLLCGLTGDAMPSELKL; encoded by the exons ATGAGTGCAGGACAGCTGATGAAGGTGTTTGTGACCAGACGCCTCCCTCAGGACGGAATGAAGCTGCTACAGAAAGCCTCCAT GTGTGATGTGTTGGTGTGGGACTCAGATGAACCTGTTCCACGTGAGGAGCTGCTGAAGAAGGTGGAAGGATCTCACGGTCTCCTGTGTCTGCTCTCAGATCGGATCGATGCTGAGGTCCTCGAtgcagctg gaCCCAACCTGAAGGTGATTAGTACGTTGTCTGTGGGCTTTGACCACCTCGCCATTGATGAGATAAAGAAACG aggtataagGGTAGGCTACACCCCTGATGTACTAACAGATGCTACAGCTGAGTTGACCGTTGCTCTCCTATTGGCTACGGCTCGCCGCTTACCTGAGGGCATTCAGGAGGTAAAAAG TGGAGGTTGGAGCTCATGGAAGCCACTGTGGTTGTGTGGTTACGGGCTCTCAGGAAGTACAGTCGGGGTGATCGGCCTGGGACGtatag GTTTGGCCATCGCACGCAGGCTGAAGCCCTTTGGGGTTAAACGTCTGCTTTATTCCGGACGGCAGCCGAAACCTCAGGCTGAAGAGGTGGATGGAGAGCACG tgCCCTTAGACACGCTGCTCTGTGAGAGTGACTTCGTGGTGGTTTCTTGCTCTTTGACCCCAGAGACACAGGAGCTGTGTAATAAATCCTTTTTCAGTAAAATGAAGAACACTGCAGTCTTCATCAACACCAGCAG AGGAGCAGTCGTAAACCAGGAGGATCTTCTGGAAGCTCTAACCAGCGGTCAGATCGCCGCAGCGGGACTCGATGTGACCACACCTGAGCCGCTGCCCACCGACCATCCGCTTCTGCGCCTCAACAACTGCG tggtTCTCCCTCACATTGGCAGCGCCACCTTCTCCACACGAGGCATCATGTCTCAGCTCTCAGCCAACAACCTTCTCTGTGGTCTGACAGGAGACGCCATGCCCAGTGAACTGAAGCTGTAG